From the genome of Oncorhynchus kisutch isolate 150728-3 unplaced genomic scaffold, Okis_V2 Okis09a-Okis19a_hom, whole genome shotgun sequence, one region includes:
- the LOC109876493 gene encoding 60S ribosomal protein L18a encodes MKASGTLREYKVVGRLLPSVKNPTPPLYRMRIFAPNHVVAKSRFWYFVSQLRKMKKANGETVYCGLVHEKTPLKVKNFGIWLRYDSRSGTHNMYREYRDLTTSAAVTQCYRDMGARHRARAHSIHIMKVQEIAANKCRRPAIKQFHDSKIKFPLPHRVLRRQHKPRFTTKRPNTFF; translated from the exons ATGAAGGCGTCTGGCACA CTTAGGGAGTACAAAGTCGTTGGGCGCCTCCTGCCCTCGGTTAAgaaccccacccctcctctctaccgcATGAGGATCTTCGCTCCTAACCATGTGGTGGCCAAGTCTCGCTTCTGGTACTTTGTCTCCCAGCTGAGGAAGATGAAGAAGGCCAACGGAGAGACAGTCTACTGTGGTCTG GTCCACGAGAAGACTCCCCTGAAAGTGAAGAACTTTGGCATCTGGTTGCGTTACGACTCCCGTAGTGGAACCCACAACATGTACCGAGAATACAGAGACCTGACCACCTCTGCAGCCGTCACCCAGTGCT ATCGTGATATGGGCGCTCGCCATCGTGCCCGTGCCCACTCCATCCACATCATGAAGGTCCAGGAGATCGCTGCCAATAAATGCCGCAGGCCTGCAATCAAGCAGTTCCAC gactccaaGATCAAGTTCCCCCTGCCCCACAGGGTCCTGCGTCGTCAACACAAGCCCCGCTTCACCACCAAGAGACCAAACACCTTCTTCTAA